The genomic DNA CCGCTGCTGGTAACCGATGTGGGCTACGATGAAAACGATGAGAAAATGGTGCAGGACTTTCTGACGGAAAGCAGGCGGATGCTGGAGAAAATAGGCTGCACCGAAATTCAGGCCCACGATAATAAACAAGCCCCCGGCCTGGATATACACGAAATGGGCGGTGCACGCATGGGCCTCGATCCGAAAACCTCCATGCTTAATGCCCATAACCAATTGCACGCCTGCAAAAATGTGTTTGTAACCGATGGCGCCTGCATGGCCAGCACCGGTAACCAGAGTCCTTCTATTTTATACATGGCGCTAACGGCCCGGGCAGCCACCTACGCGGCAGAACAGTTTAAAACAGGAGCCCTTTAAAAACAGATCTTTATGGAAAAGAAAGTCGGTGTCGGCCTGATAGGGTCGCAGTTTATCTCTACGATCCATGCCGAAGCCTTAAAACGTGTGGCCGATGCGCAGGTTTTGGCTGTGATGTCTCCCACGGAAGGGCATGCCCGCAGTTTTGCCGAAAAATTCAATATTCCCCATTATTTTACCAGCCTGGATGAAATGCTGGCCATGGACGAGCTGGACATGATCGTGATTGGCGCGCCCAATTACTTGCACTGCGAGATCACTGTAAAAATTGCCGAAGCCGGAAAGCATGTGGTGGTGGAAAAACCGCTTTGCATGAACCTGGAAGAAGCCGACCGGATGATAGCTGCTTGCCAGAAAGCTAATGTGAAGCTGATGTATGCCGAAGAGCTTTGCTTCACACCAAAGTATGTGCGCCTGAAGGCGCTGCTTGATGAAGGCGCACTGGGCCTGCCTGTCTTATTTAAACAGGCCGAAAAACACGATGGTCCCCATGCCGACCATTTCTGGGATGTGGAGCGGTCGGGTGGCGGCGTGACAATGGACATGGGGTGCCACGGCATCCAGTTTTTCCGCTGGCTGCATCCGGGCGTGCCCATCACCTCGGTGTATGCGCAGATGAGCACCACGGTGCACCAGGCCAAAACCAAAGGCGACGATAACGCCATTGTCATTCTGGAGTTTGCAGATGGGGTAGTGGCCATGATGGAGGAAAGCTGGACAAAGTTGGGCGGCATGGACGACAGGGCCGAGATACACGGCTCGGAAGGCGTGGCCTACGCCGATGTGCTGCAGGGAAATTCCATCCTGACCTACAGCACCAAAGGTGTCGGGTATGCCGTTGAAAAAGCAGGGAATACCGTGGGGTGGAGCTTTACGATGTATGAGGAAA from Pontibacter liquoris includes the following:
- a CDS encoding Gfo/Idh/MocA family protein, whose product is MEKKVGVGLIGSQFISTIHAEALKRVADAQVLAVMSPTEGHARSFAEKFNIPHYFTSLDEMLAMDELDMIVIGAPNYLHCEITVKIAEAGKHVVVEKPLCMNLEEADRMIAACQKANVKLMYAEELCFTPKYVRLKALLDEGALGLPVLFKQAEKHDGPHADHFWDVERSGGGVTMDMGCHGIQFFRWLHPGVPITSVYAQMSTTVHQAKTKGDDNAIVILEFADGVVAMMEESWTKLGGMDDRAEIHGSEGVAYADVLQGNSILTYSTKGVGYAVEKAGNTVGWSFTMYEEMWNYGFPQEFEHFVDCVKNNRQPLVTGEDGKAVLEIIFAAYESAGTGRKVALPFKTEAEKPIRLWKK